The DNA region GTCGAGGAGGACTGGGGGAGGTACGGCCGGCACCTCTTTAGGGAGTTCGAGGAGTTCGGCCTGGCGGGGGGCCTCACGGAGGCCGGTCTCGCCTTGGCGAAAATAATCGAGATGTCCAGGGCCAGAGCAAGAGGAGGTGGGCAACAGCCTTGTCCACGGCCATCTTGAGCTCCCACGTCCTGACCCCCCACTTGGGGCTGTTCCTGTAGCCACGTAGCTCGCCATAAGCAAGGCCTTGGCCACCGCGGCGGCTTTCCTAATGTCGACTCTTATGTGGTGGGTGAAAGAGTGGCGGCACCTCCTTCGAAAAAGACTGGCACCCCCGCCAGTCTAACGGCGCTGTCTTTTGTAGACGCCAGGACTCCTCTCGCAACGCTGGCCAAAATGCTTGGTGAGGGGGCCTTGGGGTTTAGACATGTGTTTCAGTACCCCATCGCCACGTGGCCCAAAGGAGTTGTGATGCTACGCATTGGAGTAATGCCAGTGGCCCTCGGCTCCTTGGGGCTCCTCGGCGGGGTCTACCTCCTAGTTGTCTGACTGTCGTCACTCCTAGGCTTTTTAATTGCCACGAGGATTAAGACCACGTGGCCGCCGCCTCTTGGAAAGCCACATCGATGAACGTGTTGAGAAAAGCCATCTCAATTACGCTCAAATACTTGGTTGAGAGAAGTAGTATTACTAGCGCTGGATGTAGCGGGGTTTAGGATAAGCCTCGCTTGGCTACTCCTGCCCCCCGAGGCCGTCGCCGTGGCTCCATTTTGGCGGTGAGGCCTACTTACGGGGTCATGGCTACGGCGCCTCTATACCACTCGGGGCGCCTCGGCGCGTTAGACGTGTTAATAGCACTCTAGCAGGTCGGGTTGTCCACATGACGGTGTGCGAATTCCACGTTCAGCCGTGTAGTTCTACGCCTCTATCTACCCGCCTAAGATCGCCGGCCGCATTACAGCTTACACGGTCCTGGTTATGTACGCCACCGTCATCCCCGCGCTGGCAGTGCTAGCCAAGTTTCTCGCCTCCAAAGCGATGCTCTATTAACATAATTTACGGCGACTCCATTTAACTAGGTTAACATACAAAGGGATATTTCCTTTTAATATTAACGTTGTTAAATGCATACTAAGGATATCTGATTTAACGAAGTTAATGTTTTTAAAACCACTTCGAAAGCAAAACCATGTACCTAAGAATAGACAGGCTGCAAATCGAACTCCCAGCCCCGAAGGAGCCTGACCCAAACGCCGCCGCCGCTGTACAAGAGCTTCTAGGCGGCAGATTTGGCGAAATGTCCACATTAATGACCTATACTTACCAGTCATTTAACTACCGCCTGCACCGCAATCCCGCCATCAAGCCCTTTAGAGACCTCGTATCTAACATAGCCACGGAGGAGCTAGGCCACATCGAGCTTGTAAGCGCCGTGGTCAATGCCCTCTACGTAGGATCCACGAAGTACGCACCTCCAGAACAGGCGCCGCTCAAGCCGCTAAAAGACGTTAGAAACACCTACCACGTAATTAACACGGGGCTAACCGCCTTCCCCATGGACTCGCACGGAAACCCATGGAGAGGAGACTATATCTTTATAAGCGGCGTCCTTGAAATTGACTTGTTATTCAACTTCTTCTTAGAAGTGGGAGCCAGACTGGCAAAGATGAGAGTTTATGAAATGACAGACAACCCGGTGGCCAGGGAAATGATAGGCTACCTCTTGGTAAGAGGAGGCGTACACGCCATGGCCTACGGCAAGGCGCTTGAGGCTCTGACCGGCGTAGAAGTCTGGCGCATGCTCCCACTCCCAAGAATAGACAACTCCAAATTCCCAGAGGCGGCTAAGTACGAGAAAATGGGCATACACCGTACGCTGTACAGATTCAGCCCCTCGGACTACAAAGACATCGAGCTGATATGGAGAGGGACCCATCCACAAGACGGCCAGCCACTAGTAGTCCACGACGGGCCGCCGCCCGGCGGCGAGTACAATGAATTGCCGGAAGTGCCCGAAGAATTTGCACCAGGACTCTACAAAGACGACTTTGTTAGAATTGCAAAAAGGCTAGGAATAAATCTCTAATTAAAGCTTAAAAAACATTTTTTTAAACTTTATTGGTTTAATTTATGGGAAATGAAAATACGGACGTGTTGTAAAGAGGCTCCTGTCTGCATATATAGACGAGTGGATTACCGAGTTGATTCTCCTCTAGACTTTATGCTACCCATACCCCCATAACTGCCCCAGCACTTGGCTGTCAAGACGATGCAACGTGTCAAGAACTCTGGCTCCCCCAAGGCGGCTGGCCTCGCCTTGGCGTAAATAATCGAGATGTCCAGGGCCAGAGCAAGAGGAGGTGGGCAACAGCCTCGCTCGTCGACGGGCCTAGGCAATAGGCGCCTCAACCTCGCCGCCACGGCTAGGGGGTCTGAGAGGTTGCCCAAAAAGACGGTGTCGCGGGGCCGCCAGCCCAGCTTCAGGTAGAGCCTCCTCCCCAAAAACCACATATAGCCCCTCAGCCCTCCGACGTCTACGACGCCTATGTAGAGGTACATATCGCCCGGTATTGGCAGTAGGCGCATTTGCTACTCTTTGCGGGAGGCGGGGGCAGGCCCTCCACAACCTCCGCCGCCTTGGCTAAAAGCGCCTCGGCGGCTTTTAGCTCGGCCCTCGTCACGTGTAGCTTCCGGTTGTCCTCGCCGTATGCAATGTAGCCGGAGTAGACGGCGTAGCCCGAGGCTTTTGCCAAATAGGCCTCTGCGTAGAGTTGTCACTTGTGCTCCCTCCTCGGCAACCCCGTCTTGACCTCCACCGGCAACGCGGCGGCCCTCTTTACGAGGAGATCCACCACGCCGTGTGCCCAACCCGCGTCTATGTAGACGGGCTTGGGCTCCGCGCCGAGGGCCTTTGCCAAAAAGCGCCGGAGCTCCGTCTCCCGTCTCTTCCCTGCGGCCATGCTGGGGGTGACGGGGACGCCGTGTCCCTTAGACAGCCAGAGGTAGCGGGGACACCACTCCAGCTCCAAGACGTCCCAGGGGGTGGGCCTATACCACATAGATCTGCTTGTACCTAGGCGGCTTAAGCGGGGCGTACGGAGGCTTCCCCAGCTCCAACGCGCCGTCCAGCGCACCCTCGGGCACCGGAATGAGAGCAACGTACCCGCTCTTCACGTGCTTGGCCAACACCCTCAGCAGGTTTGCCGCCCTCCCCCTCGGAAGCTTCCCGACGTAGAAGCTCCTCTGCACCCTCACAAAGCCCCAGGCCTGTAAAATGGCCGCGGCCTTCGCTCGCTCGCTCGCCGTCGTCCTCAATGTCGTAGACAGCCAGCCAGATCATAAGAGGTGCGGCTTGTAGTCGGCCTTTCCGTGAAGATGCGCCACGGCGCGCCCCACCTGCTGGGCGATAAGCGGCTCCAGCTTGGCCTCTGCCCACCCACGGCGGCCCTAGCCTCCCTCTTCAACACACCCCCTCCAGCCAGTCCTTCCCCGGCCTCATTTTGATTATCATGAGGTCTACGTGGGGCCTAAACTCCTCCATGAGGTCGAGGACGAGGGATGGGCGGCCGGACTTGTCCGCGTGTATGTACCCGGCATATGGGTCAAGGCCGTGGATCACCACCTACCTCCACACGGCGTATTTCAAGACGCCGTAGCCGTAGTTCAGCGCTAACGGATCCCCGCCGTCTGGATTGCGGCTGGGGAAGCCCGTGGATTTCGACACGGCGTCCCAGTAAATAGACGCGGCGGCGCTTTCAAGCCCCAAGACGCACTGGGCGTCGCAGCATGAGGGAATTCTGCCCCCAAGCTCCGCGATTTTCGACGCGGCCTCTGCCAAAAAGGCGTAGTGCTCCCTCCTCCACTGCCCCAGCCTCCTCAACGCCCTGGACTGGTTTAAGACCTTGCCGTAGGTAGCCAGCTTAGCCAGCTCGAACCCCCCTCCCCGTGATGTACGCCTCGTATTGTGCCCTGCGGTGGGTCACCGTGCCGTTGGCCTCAGGCGGGAAGACCCTAGCGACGGGGTCCCCCCACGCGTCTAAGAACACCACGTCAATGAAATGGCGGGATAAGGCGCGGACGAGCTTTGAGGATATCGCCACGCCGCTTGTGACCACCCAAATCCGGCTGACTTGAAACAGCGGTATTTTTTCCGCGCCGCCCCTCTTCTTCACCACCAGCGCCCCTCTGCTGTAGCCCAGGAACACCCCCCAGTCCTTAACCACCACCTCCATGGCGGTGCCTCCAGAGGGGGCACTTGTCGTCGCACTTGGGGGAGAGGCCGGGGTCTGAGCTGGACGCGATTAGCTCCATTAGCCCATTCCGCTCCTCGAGGAACTCCCTCCTCAGCCCCTCGCCGATCGCCACGGGGTAGGCCCTCAGCTTAACCCCGCCGTTGAAGGAGATGTGGACTAAAAGGCCGGCGTCCACCGGCACCGCCTCGTCGGCTTCTACGGCGAGGGCATAGCCGGCAAGCGCCAAGGCGTGTCTATCGGAGTACGCCCCCATCTTCACCTCCACCACGTTGTGGTACAACGCGTCTGCCCGAACGAGCGTTAGGCCCAGGGGCCTCCCGTCCACGACGTATTCCGCCAATAGCGGAACCGCCCTTGCGGCAACGCTTAGGGGATCCGCCGAGGATCTCGACACGACCTCGTCGACTCTAGCCGCGACCTGCACGGCGAGGTAGCGCGCGAGCTCCACGCCCCTTGGATCCGCCTCCGCCCCCGCCGCAGACGCCACCTCCTTGGCCACGGCCTCCGCGTCGAAGTTGGCGACGAGCTCCCAGCCCCTCACAACCCCGCCCTCTATCATCCGCCTCAGCGCCGTAAGCGAGCTCCTGAAGACTTTGTGGATATAGGCGCCGAACTTCATCCCGTTGCTCGGCTCTGCCTTAACCCCCACAACCCGCCTTAGGTATAGATCTCTGCGCGTCTCGCACCCACCGCCTACGATATCAGATACCGAAAGCCTCACCCCAAGCGGCGGCTGGACAGGCGGCTCGCCCCACCTCCAGCCCCTCAGCTCCTCCCCCACCTCAACCCTGAGCCCCTCACCATCCGGATATCCCTGAACACATCACCCCCATCCTGTAAGTTCTTAAACATTCACATTTATATATGTAAAGCTTGACAAACATAAATACTTCTGACGCCGGCGGCGAAGAACGGCGTTGGGTATCGACGGGTTTTGCGGCTTCGCCTTGCAGACGCCGCGAAGAACGGCGCACGCCGTAAGGGCACAGAGACATGTATGAATGTAAAGCGTGATAGAAAAGAAGCTCGCCGCACCACAAAAACTAAAGAAAAACTTAAAAACCCAAAAAAACCACCCACATAAGCGGTCAAAATCAAAAGATAGTTGAAACCCGGCGTAATGACCTCATATGTTGCCAAGCTCTGCTCCTTATTTGGCAACGTGCCGAAATCAAAAGATAGTTGAAACTGACCAGGGGAGAGTTTTGTTGTTTTGGGGTTTGGAGGGGTAGAACATATACTCAATAGATTTAACAGCTACACATAGCGGGGCCGTTGCTTACCGTTGGGTTAACGTTCGTGAGCTTGCTGTTTCTAGCCCTTGTATTCGCCGAGGTTTGTAGGAAAGCGTGAGCGGGATATTAATACCTACGCTGACAGCCACAGCCATCCTCTGGATACTGTTGTCGGTTTTGGCCTGGTGAAGCGCCGCAATGCCAAGCCGATAATCAGCAAGGCGTGAGCCTCTAGCCCGGCGTAATTATGGCCGTATTATTTTCGGGATCTATTACTGAGCCGTAAATCACGTCGATACCCAACTGCTTAGCCCTCTCTAGGGCGTCCTTATCGATGTTGACCGCAACTCTCAGGACCTTGTCAGCCCGCCTATTAAGGATCCTCTCGACAATCCTGGCCTTATCGAACAGCCGCTCGACATCCTCAAGCTCGGCGTGAGACTTAACCTCAATTAGGTAAGTCCTGTCATCATGTATGTAAACGTCGATCTCAAGCCTGGCGCCGGGCCTGTAATACCTACCATCGACGTCGGTGTATATAAACCTCTCAACCTTGCCGGGCTCAATACCTCTCTCCTCAAGCGCATGCTTGTAGAGCGCGAGCACGGTCCTCTCCAGGTCGCGACCCCACCTCCTACCAAGCGAGCCCATGGCGACCTTAAGCTCGCCGACCGACCTAGCCAACTCCTCAAGCAACCTCTCATGAGCCTCAAGCCTCTTATTCACCTCGTCAAACCTCCTATTGAATTCTTGGAAGCCCGTCCTAACGTAATCCGCCAAGGCCTTGATTGCGTCTGCCACAGCCCTCATATCCCCACTCCGCGCCTCCTCGATAGCTCTCTTCACAGCCCTCTCAACAACCTCCTCAAGCTGTTTAAGGTCGATTGAATCCACGCTTAAAATTCACGCGGCGTGTTAATAAGGTTTTCGCGAATTGTTTACCCAGATCATATAGTTGAAGCTGGGCAAGCGCAAACTTCATCGGAAAACCTACCGAAACGCCAGAGATCAAAAGATAGTCGAGACGGGGTGTGGCTTCAGTGTTTGCACAGCGCGACCTGCGGCTACAGCAACAGCAGGGCGAGGAAGAGTAGGAACAACGCCGTGATTGATGCCATGAATACCGCAATTGCCGTCTTGAGGGCTTTCTCCACTTGGGGCCATTCGAGATACTTCGCCGTCTTTTTGAAGAGCTCCTCTACCCACTTGCACGCCTCCATGTCCCCCTTTTTGCACTTGACGACGTTGTCGAAGCCCTCGCGGAAGCTTTTTGAAAAGGAATAGGCGATTACGAACAGCAGGAGGGCCCAGATTACGGTGGCGATGGCGACTTGGATCATGTGCCCCCCGCGGTGGCGCTGTTGGCCCCGTCCTCCGCCCCTCCCGGCTGGGGGCGGATCACGGCCGAGGCGGCTGTGTAGGACATATGCAGAAGTACGTAGTGGGATATATGTTTTGTGTTGGCTACTTTCATTAGAGGCGGCAGCGCTGTGCCGTCGACGGCAGCTGGGGACCAGGCGGATAGGCCAGTTGGCCGCCTCTTTGGGCCGGCCGCACGCCTCCTGCGCCGGCCCGCGCCGCGGGCCTCAACGCCGTTGGCCCGACGCGTTGCTTCGGAGCCGCGGCTCTGGACGTGCGGGAGGGGCTGGCGCTGTGATTCCGCAACTGCCGCCTTGTCAGAAACGCAGAGGGGGGCCATCCAGGAATCGGGGGTCTTCACTGCATTGCCGATAGCGGGCCCCGCGGAGGTGCTACCACGCTGGCGCATCGGCGGCTAGTTATCTGGCCTAGCGGCGTGTGGATATAGTGGTTGCCCGCGGCCGTGGTGGCGAGAAGGGCCTCGTCGGGGGTCGATGTGTTGCCTTGCCGAGTTGCCGGCCGTCGATGGCCCGCGGCGGCTCTTGGCGTGTTTTTCGCCGCTCCGCGCCCATTGACCCCCCGCCGGGGTCGCGGGTGGCCCAGACCGCCTGGAGGGCTCTTTTGGCATTGGCCCGGCGGAGAGGTTCGCCCTTAGTGCGTAGCCGCGCTCATGGGCGCCGCGACTGTATGGACCGTGCACCGGGGCGAGGAATCTCGTAGCCATCCTCGATTTTCGCGGCTTCAGATATAATACCCTCCAAACTATATGTGTTGCTTTCCCCGGAGGAGAAACGCCGATTCTTAAAGGCGCTGGAGGAGGATCCCGAATTTAGGTACGCGGCGGCCGGCCTCCTCGGCTTGGGCGAGGTGTTAAACGAGCTGTGGAGGCTGAGGGCCGACTTCAATAAATTCGTCGAGCTCGAGGGGAAGCGCTGGGAGGAGAATTGGACGAGGTGGGAGGAGAACAACAGGCGTTGGGAAGAGGACAACAAGAGGTGGGAGGAGAATTGGCGCCGTTGGGAGGAAAACTCGCGCAGATGGGAGGAGAACGAAAAAAAGTGGGAGGAGAACCGCAAGCAGTGGGAGGCTTGGTTTGAGGCGTGGAAGAAGTTCCTCGGGGATTACGAGCGGAGGTGGGAGGGGGCGAGTAAGCGCTTCGATAACATCGAGAGGAGGCTGTCCAACGTGGAGACTACGCTGGGCGCCTCCGTCGAGGCGCAGTTCAGCAGATACGTCTGGGAGGACCTAAGGGAGGTGCTCGAGGCCCGGGGAGAGTCCGTGATCCGCCGGACAAGGAACGCGATGGTAGATAACGTGGATGTAGATCTCCTGCTCAAGGCGGAGAAGCGGGTCTACGTCGTGGAGGTGAAGATCAGACCGGGGGTAGAGGACGTGGGGACGCTTTTGGCTAAGGCCGACGTCGTGACGAGTGCCTTGGGGAAGGAGGCGGTGCCGATACTGACGGGGGCGTGGATAGGAGACGACGTGGAGAAATACGCGAGGGGGAAGGGGGTGCTGGTGTACAAACACTAGCAGGTAACTGGAACGCGCCGTTTCGCGGGCGACGCCCTACACAGTCTCATCACCTAACGCTGTCGCCATTTAGACGCGCAAGTGGGTATCGAGGTTCTCCGCAACTGCGCTTCGCCTGCGGCTCGGCGTGTCCGTACTCGTTCCGGACAGGCGCGTGGCGCAAAACGCCGCGGGTCCTCGGCCTAGGCGACTTCCGCTCGGCGCGGCCGCCGTCGGCTCAAGCGCCTTGGGGACACATCTCGACGCTCGGTGTGGGATCACGGCGGATTGGTGCTACCGCCCTAGCACCAGCCAGATCTCCTCCGAGCCCGCCGTTATCTCCGCCCAGTAGAGGTCTCCGCCTACTTCGCCTGTGTTGACCGTGGCCTTAAACCCGGCGGCCGTGAAGGGGATATCCCACAGCGTTATGTTGTGCTCCCGGCCCCCGTAGCGGATCGAGTAGCGGTACGGCCTCCCGCCCGTATACGTCGCCGTGCCCTCCGCCGGTAGCGCCGCGACCGAAATACCGCCGGCTTCCACCTCCCTCGGCTCGAACTCCAGCCCGGGGCCGCGGGCCCGCACTATCGCGTATCTGTACACGGAGCCGTTGATGGAGAGAGCTGTCTCGTTCAGAACCTCCGCGCTGAAGGCGAGAGCCCTCGATAGGCCCACGTCGCCGAGCAGCTGAACGCCGTTGGGATCGGCCCTCGCCTTAGCCAAGACCAACATGAGCTCCTCCACGGCGGACTGGTAGCCGGCCGCGGTCCCCTCGGACTCTCCGGTAGTGATCTGCGGCGCGGATCCCCCCATCG from Pyrobaculum arsenaticum DSM 13514 includes:
- the cas1 gene encoding CRISPR-associated endonuclease Cas1 gives rise to the protein MEVVVKDWGVFLGYSRGALVVKKRGGAEKIPLFQVSRIWVVTSGVAISSKLVRALSRHFIDVVFLDAWGDPVARVFPPEANGTVTHRRAQYEAYITGRGVRAG
- the cas4a gene encoding type I-A CRISPR-associated protein Cas4/Csa1; amino-acid sequence: MGEELRGWRWGEPPVQPPLGVRLSVSDIVGGGCETRRDLYLRRVVGVKAEPSNGMKFGAYIHKVFRSSLTALRRMIEGGVVRGWELVANFDAEAVAKEVASAAGAEADPRGVELARYLAVQVAARVDEVVSRSSADPLSVAARAVPLLAEYVVDGRPLGLTLVRADALYHNVVEVKMGAYSDRHALALAGYALAVEADEAVPVDAGLLVHISFNGGVKLRAYPVAIGEGLRREFLEERNGLMELIASSSDPGLSPKCDDKCPLWRHRHGGGG
- a CDS encoding Dna2/Cas4 domain-containing protein, producing MAKASGYAVYSGYIAYGEDNRKLHVTRAELKAAEALLAKAAEVVEGLPPPPAKSSKCAYCQYRAICTST
- a CDS encoding CRISPR-associated protein Cas2 — encoded protein: MRVQRSFYVGKLPRGRAANLLRVLAKHVKSGYVALIPVPEGALDGALELGKPPYAPLKPPRYKQIYVV
- a CDS encoding PD-(D/E)XK nuclease family protein yields the protein MDSIDLKQLEEVVERAVKRAIEEARSGDMRAVADAIKALADYVRTGFQEFNRRFDEVNKRLEAHERLLEELARSVGELKVAMGSLGRRWGRDLERTVLALYKHALEERGIEPGKVERFIYTDVDGRYYRPGARLEIDVYIHDDRTYLIEVKSHAELEDVERLFDKARIVERILNRRADKVLRVAVNIDKDALERAKQLGIDVIYGSVIDPENNTAIITPG
- a CDS encoding manganese catalase family protein; amino-acid sequence: MYLRIDRLQIELPAPKEPDPNAAAAVQELLGGRFGEMSTLMTYTYQSFNYRLHRNPAIKPFRDLVSNIATEELGHIELVSAVVNALYVGSTKYAPPEQAPLKPLKDVRNTYHVINTGLTAFPMDSHGNPWRGDYIFISGVLEIDLLFNFFLEVGARLAKMRVYEMTDNPVAREMIGYLLVRGGVHAMAYGKALEALTGVEVWRMLPLPRIDNSKFPEAAKYEKMGIHRTLYRFSPSDYKDIELIWRGTHPQDGQPLVVHDGPPPGGEYNELPEVPEEFAPGLYKDDFVRIAKRLGINL